One region of Vibrio cidicii genomic DNA includes:
- a CDS encoding PAS domain-containing protein, giving the protein MSVHQEKEVLFSRDEVIVSKTDIQGKITYANRTFMRISNYSELDLLNQNHSIIRHPSMPRGVFYGLWHTLKSGKEFFGFVKNYTADKNYYWVFANVTPDLIKGKVVGYYSVRRSPPKEAVAAVSKIYQHMLEQEGRLDRKKAPESSWKWLNETIQKEHKQTYEEFVLDLYKQSR; this is encoded by the coding sequence ATGTCAGTACATCAAGAGAAAGAAGTTTTGTTTTCACGTGATGAAGTGATCGTTAGCAAGACGGACATTCAAGGAAAAATTACCTACGCCAATCGAACCTTCATGCGAATTTCCAATTATTCTGAGTTGGATCTGCTCAATCAAAACCACAGTATTATCCGCCACCCTTCTATGCCGCGAGGGGTGTTTTATGGCTTGTGGCACACCTTAAAATCGGGTAAGGAATTCTTTGGTTTCGTAAAAAACTATACCGCCGATAAAAACTACTATTGGGTATTTGCCAATGTGACCCCGGATCTGATTAAAGGCAAAGTCGTTGGCTATTACTCAGTGCGTCGCTCGCCACCGAAAGAAGCGGTTGCCGCTGTGAGCAAAATTTATCAGCATATGTTAGAGCAAGAAGGCCGGCTAGACAGAAAAAAAGCGCCTGAATCGTCTTGGAAGTGGTTAAACGAAACGATCCAAAAAGAACATAAGCAAACTTATGAAGAGTTTGTTCTCGATCTGTATAAGCAATCTCGATAA
- a CDS encoding methyl-accepting chemotaxis protein encodes MRTSNVSKKFLLLRHKFILICGFFVVLTALLSTANLYLYGMNTLNIVIPVVTLLFALYAHYDYQRPLRVLERMRETLSEAKKGNIHVRITNTRGLGEIGHVAWELNDLLDIVETNFKELSNTFENTAKHQFHRDGLHDGLPGEFAVTMKNINKAVRSMHDSYIYSRQNRLRSELHRTNTSNLLLKLKNNQQEMVTLSEKMDDVISIATENRDGAEQSRGLVKDLSCELESMNTRMKQMGERAQKLGKDSVRISETVSMITDIAEQTNLLALNAAIEAARAGEVGRGFAVVADEVRLLADRTRTSTSEISGIISSLTTQISDMVRQTLEVEKYTQTVSDAVDNFSVNFERVANSSQETISLVSQTKDVSFASLVKLDHIIYMQNGYIGLEQNGQGNEAHAVEVGHHDCRLGKWYYEGQGLTSFSHLPSYRRTEPYHRDVHNYVQKAMSLVTQDWMHDDEVLNALVGAIDKAEAASHNVVKGISDMVDEKHRERH; translated from the coding sequence ATGAGAACCAGTAACGTTAGTAAGAAGTTCTTGCTCCTCAGACACAAATTCATTCTTATCTGCGGCTTTTTTGTTGTGCTGACCGCGTTGTTGTCAACCGCGAACTTGTATTTGTACGGCATGAATACACTGAACATTGTTATTCCCGTCGTGACTTTGCTCTTCGCGCTCTACGCACATTACGATTACCAACGTCCGCTTCGAGTGCTCGAGCGAATGAGAGAAACTTTGTCTGAAGCGAAAAAAGGCAATATTCATGTGCGTATCACCAACACTCGCGGCCTCGGTGAAATTGGTCATGTGGCTTGGGAGCTCAACGACCTGCTTGATATTGTTGAAACTAATTTTAAAGAGCTTTCAAACACTTTTGAGAATACGGCCAAACATCAATTCCACCGCGATGGTTTGCACGACGGTTTACCTGGTGAATTTGCGGTGACGATGAAAAACATCAATAAAGCGGTTCGTTCCATGCACGACTCTTACATCTATTCGCGGCAGAATCGACTGCGTAGTGAACTTCACCGCACGAATACCTCCAACTTATTGTTGAAACTGAAAAATAACCAGCAAGAAATGGTGACGTTGTCGGAAAAAATGGACGATGTGATCTCAATCGCGACCGAAAATCGTGACGGCGCAGAGCAAAGCCGGGGCCTAGTGAAAGACTTAAGCTGCGAACTTGAGAGCATGAACACGCGCATGAAGCAGATGGGAGAACGGGCGCAGAAGCTGGGCAAAGACAGTGTGCGTATCTCAGAAACGGTGAGCATGATTACCGACATCGCAGAACAGACCAACTTGCTTGCGCTGAACGCGGCAATTGAAGCGGCACGTGCAGGCGAGGTGGGACGTGGGTTTGCTGTTGTTGCAGATGAAGTACGCCTATTGGCCGACAGAACTCGTACTTCAACCTCCGAAATCAGCGGAATTATCTCCTCACTCACCACGCAGATTTCCGATATGGTGCGTCAAACTCTGGAAGTGGAGAAATACACTCAAACCGTCAGTGATGCAGTGGATAATTTCTCGGTGAACTTTGAGCGGGTAGCGAACTCATCTCAGGAAACCATCTCTCTTGTCAGCCAAACCAAAGATGTCTCTTTCGCTTCGTTGGTCAAACTTGATCACATCATCTATATGCAAAATGGTTACATCGGTTTGGAACAAAATGGTCAAGGAAACGAGGCGCATGCTGTGGAAGTGGGTCACCACGATTGTCGTTTGGGTAAATGGTATTACGAAGGGCAAGGTCTGACATCCTTTAGCCATTTACCCTCTTATCGCCGCACAGAACCTTATCACCGCGATGTACATAATTATGTGCAAAAAGCGATGTCTTTGGTGACACAAGATTGGATGCATGATGATGAAGTGCTGAATGCCTTGGTTGGGGCGATAGACAAAGCGGAAGCGGCTAGCCACAACGTGGTGAAAGGAATCTCTGACATGGTTGATGAAAAGCATCGCGAAAGACACTGA
- a CDS encoding nitrite reductase, producing MESLANVLVVFIIFAAIFGSGMLKIVLNHREKVKALELTDARKSSSSDHDELRLQVEKLTQRVVVLEKIVTDQKYQLEKEIASL from the coding sequence ATGGAATCGCTCGCAAACGTTTTGGTTGTCTTCATCATCTTCGCCGCCATTTTTGGCAGTGGCATGTTGAAAATTGTGCTCAATCACAGGGAAAAAGTAAAAGCACTCGAACTGACAGACGCACGCAAGTCATCAAGCAGTGATCATGACGAGTTGCGTTTGCAAGTTGAAAAGTTGACTCAGCGCGTAGTTGTACTTGAGAAAATTGTCACCGACCAAAAATACCAACTCGAGAAAGAGATCGCTTCTTTGTAA
- a CDS encoding lipase, translating to MKPLKRYQYERYAVLCSLAYPRVFKQTRYGFDPNGQRIIKNQFGKTMIRVLWSKDSDEAVVVIKGSHSISDWLLNFALWTRSCRHLGLSYRIHAGFYHLLHQESQPSRNADTLGMSVLDKLEQTVLPLLFEGKRITITGHSSGGAIGCVFADYLEHKYPKSIKRVVTFGQPAIGDWRFPRHYTLAHKTYRICCDLDIVTFMPPVPFLYWHAGKMLWLYNGRIYENTPTYERLGRSLLSWILRPFSYHLMSKYIRNKDFFDER from the coding sequence GTGAAGCCGCTAAAGCGCTATCAATATGAACGTTATGCCGTGCTGTGCAGCCTTGCCTACCCGAGAGTATTCAAACAGACTCGCTACGGGTTTGATCCAAACGGACAACGCATTATCAAAAACCAGTTTGGTAAAACCATGATTCGAGTGTTGTGGAGTAAAGACTCAGATGAAGCGGTGGTGGTGATAAAAGGCTCTCACAGTATCAGTGACTGGCTGCTTAACTTTGCATTATGGACGAGAAGTTGCCGTCATTTAGGCCTTTCCTACCGTATCCACGCCGGTTTTTACCATCTGCTGCATCAAGAAAGCCAACCGTCACGTAATGCCGATACGCTTGGTATGAGCGTGTTAGATAAGCTAGAACAAACCGTATTACCGCTGCTATTTGAAGGAAAACGCATCACCATCACTGGCCATTCATCGGGAGGGGCGATTGGTTGTGTTTTTGCTGACTATCTAGAGCACAAGTACCCCAAATCCATCAAACGTGTGGTCACTTTTGGTCAGCCTGCGATTGGCGACTGGCGTTTTCCACGCCATTACACTTTGGCGCACAAAACCTACCGCATCTGCTGCGATCTCGATATCGTCACCTTTATGCCGCCCGTCCCCTTTCTTTACTGGCATGCCGGCAAAATGCTTTGGCTGTACAACGGGCGCATTTACGAGAACACGCCAACCTATGAGAGGCTTGGGCGCTCGCTACTCAGTTGGATCCTAAGGCCCTTTTCCTATCATCTGATGAGCAAGTACATTAGAAATAAAGATTTTTTTGATGAGCGTTGA
- a CDS encoding sensor domain-containing diguanylate cyclase — MEEYLLKIKQLEKELQQLKQENARLQEKLHVALDGTGLCLWEQHVPTGTLTIFNMEWGKMLGYQSHELTATIETWKSKLHPDDYDLAVGAFEDHLAGKTDLYQVVHRMVHKDGSDNWVSDRGRVVEYDASGAPLRMMGTHIDITQEKRYEQQLAKLADSDPLTGLLNRSALEKQFYAETSVSSDQRWALIFIDVDNFKSVNDELGHKTGDSVLIAVAQCLKQVTQTNSQIGRLGGDEFVILCQYVERSEIMHICDQLLSRLSKPFEFAPKVSIGLSIGVCLFQGAGQPFDDIYEKADAAMYRVKKSGKNSVAFVGIND; from the coding sequence ATGGAAGAGTATTTATTAAAAATTAAGCAGTTGGAGAAAGAACTCCAACAATTGAAGCAGGAAAACGCTCGGCTTCAGGAGAAACTGCATGTTGCCTTAGACGGCACAGGATTATGTTTGTGGGAGCAACATGTACCAACGGGCACACTCACTATTTTCAATATGGAATGGGGGAAAATGCTCGGGTATCAATCGCACGAGTTAACCGCCACCATCGAGACTTGGAAAAGCAAGTTGCATCCTGATGATTACGATCTTGCAGTAGGCGCCTTTGAAGACCATTTGGCCGGAAAAACCGACTTATATCAGGTTGTTCATCGCATGGTTCATAAGGATGGCAGCGACAATTGGGTTTCTGATCGAGGCCGGGTGGTAGAATACGATGCGAGCGGCGCTCCCCTACGAATGATGGGCACGCACATCGACATTACCCAAGAAAAGCGCTACGAGCAGCAGCTCGCTAAGCTGGCAGACAGCGATCCGTTGACTGGATTGCTCAATCGCAGTGCGCTCGAAAAACAATTTTATGCCGAGACAAGCGTATCTAGTGATCAACGCTGGGCGCTTATTTTCATTGACGTAGACAACTTCAAAAGCGTCAACGACGAACTGGGGCACAAAACGGGTGACAGCGTCCTTATTGCCGTTGCGCAATGCCTCAAACAAGTGACGCAGACAAACAGCCAAATTGGCCGCTTAGGCGGCGATGAATTTGTGATATTGTGCCAATACGTTGAACGCAGCGAGATAATGCACATCTGCGATCAGCTTCTTTCTCGCCTCTCTAAGCCGTTTGAATTTGCGCCTAAAGTTTCCATTGGATTAAGTATTGGTGTTTGCCTCTTTCAAGGCGCGGGCCAGCCATTTGATGATATTTATGAAAAAGCCGATGCCGCCATGTATCGCGTGAAGAAAAGCGGTAAAAACAGTGTCGCCTTTGTCGGCATCAATGATTGA
- a CDS encoding GGDEF domain-containing protein, translated as MGNKLLGWLTINQMLFLSHLVLVLSIVFGMSYTRFSSEWQSEVEHTADLTKSYFSSQMTFLSGSVAGRNYANLLMRSTADNFKAIQDLIFVEISGVSDYTSHPVSVQYLRQLDQIWRTDVTDGEIDTAKGQLQTLKTAYERTPKSDTVRLDKLKYLLNKSSVEIELLEKSVELTRSTLLPSMPDNIGKRGYFLDPSNNHLHVVLPLRNKNAGYLWAVVDAKRLSEIKLALLGVILKEAVGAFVISLVLIYLITIWLVSPLKALAFSMKQDIEKIDQGNIPEIRRADEIGDLARSYSSLITKIKNQLKVLHLQAETDPLTGLGSRYKYKASSAKTLQNTLLKREHAYFLLCDIDNFKSFNDTYGHTEGDNVLTDVASVINQHIRRSEIACRIGGEEFAFIITGKDPASLTERVQHIHQSVAQRAIRHEGNLPFGVVTISIGAVAIESTSDKISLEQCEALLKQAFEIADKQLYKAKHSGRNRVLFGEKLSL; from the coding sequence GTGGGCAACAAGCTGCTAGGGTGGTTAACCATAAACCAAATGCTGTTTCTTTCGCATTTGGTTTTAGTGCTTTCTATCGTTTTTGGCATGTCCTACACCCGTTTCAGCAGCGAGTGGCAATCCGAGGTTGAACATACCGCTGACTTGACCAAAAGCTATTTTTCTTCGCAGATGACTTTTTTGTCAGGTTCAGTTGCCGGGCGAAACTACGCTAATCTGCTGATGCGCTCAACCGCAGACAATTTCAAAGCGATACAAGATCTGATTTTTGTCGAGATCTCGGGAGTCAGCGACTACACCTCCCATCCGGTGTCGGTGCAGTATTTGCGTCAACTTGATCAAATTTGGCGTACGGATGTCACCGATGGTGAAATTGATACCGCCAAAGGGCAGTTGCAAACCTTAAAAACGGCGTACGAGCGCACACCGAAAAGCGATACCGTACGTCTAGATAAGCTCAAGTATCTTCTTAATAAATCCAGCGTTGAAATTGAGCTGCTGGAAAAAAGCGTAGAATTAACCCGCAGCACCTTGTTGCCGTCTATGCCAGATAATATTGGTAAACGAGGTTATTTTCTTGATCCCAGCAATAACCATCTGCACGTGGTTCTTCCCCTGCGTAATAAAAATGCGGGCTATTTGTGGGCGGTGGTGGATGCCAAACGTCTAAGTGAGATAAAACTCGCTCTACTCGGTGTGATCCTCAAAGAAGCGGTCGGTGCTTTTGTTATCTCTCTGGTGCTGATTTACCTCATTACTATATGGCTGGTTAGCCCGTTAAAAGCGCTGGCGTTTTCCATGAAGCAAGACATCGAAAAAATCGACCAAGGCAATATTCCTGAAATACGTCGAGCTGACGAAATTGGGGATTTAGCCCGTTCTTACTCCAGCTTAATTACCAAGATAAAAAATCAACTCAAAGTGTTGCATCTGCAAGCGGAGACCGATCCTTTGACGGGGCTAGGGTCGCGCTACAAATACAAAGCCAGCTCGGCGAAAACACTGCAAAACACGCTTCTTAAGAGAGAGCACGCTTACTTCCTGCTGTGTGACATCGATAATTTCAAGTCCTTCAATGACACTTACGGACATACCGAAGGTGACAACGTGCTAACGGATGTAGCATCGGTGATTAACCAGCATATTCGGCGCAGTGAAATCGCTTGTCGTATTGGTGGTGAGGAGTTCGCGTTTATTATCACTGGCAAAGATCCTGCGTCTTTGACCGAACGAGTGCAGCATATCCATCAATCCGTTGCCCAACGAGCAATTCGCCATGAGGGCAACTTGCCGTTTGGTGTGGTCACCATTTCAATCGGCGCGGTCGCTATCGAGTCAACCAGTGACAAGATCTCTCTAGAGCAGTGTGAAGCTCTGCTAAAACAGGCATTTGAAATTGCAGACAAACAACTCTACAAAGCCAAGCATAGCGGCAGAAACAGAGTGCTGTTTGGTGAAAAGCTGAGTCTCTAA
- a CDS encoding PAS domain-containing methyl-accepting chemotaxis protein, whose translation MTTKSKLNKDYSVSANLISTTDPRSIITHANSDFCTIAGYTRDELKGQPHNMVRHQDMPKAAFAQMWQYLKAGKSWMGLVKNQCSDSQHYWVSAFVTPIRNAEGEIIEYQSVRSKPQPEQVERAQALYDAMRANKYKAKMRLPLKRLTTLSAALTLLSGVGGIALASFSLQSVAMGFASATLALGWYQQKRYEKIRALADEAYHNPLMEKPYTNHYDDFSPVELALMMKKAELRAVTARATETSGSILISAEEEFATIQSIGESLDQQCRETEQVAAAVEELTHSIHEVANAAAAASALAGDANDDSKTGLDSIRSTIRMVDALTAELHNSKQIIEQLAKDSQKIDSILEVITAISEQTNLLALNAAIEAARAGESGRGFAVVADEVRNLASKTGSSANEIHSMISQLQNTARQAVAAMNTGNELSQNCKRQADSTGEVLSAIRDKLGAVTDSSHQIATAVDEQATVTQEINRNIVNIKQLADNTSHASQSSIVRTSELVSNLEEMQRLMRQFS comes from the coding sequence ATGACTACAAAATCCAAGCTCAACAAAGACTATTCCGTCAGCGCCAATCTTATCTCGACGACCGACCCTCGCAGCATCATCACCCACGCCAATAGCGATTTTTGCACAATTGCTGGCTACACCCGCGATGAGCTAAAAGGACAACCACACAACATGGTGCGCCACCAAGACATGCCAAAAGCGGCCTTTGCACAAATGTGGCAGTACCTTAAAGCGGGCAAAAGTTGGATGGGGCTGGTAAAAAATCAGTGCAGTGACTCACAGCATTACTGGGTTTCGGCGTTTGTGACGCCCATCCGTAACGCAGAGGGCGAGATCATCGAGTATCAATCGGTTCGCTCCAAACCACAGCCAGAACAAGTTGAAAGAGCGCAAGCATTATACGACGCCATGCGCGCCAATAAGTACAAAGCCAAAATGCGCCTGCCACTAAAGCGCCTTACTACGTTATCTGCCGCGCTGACCCTCTTAAGCGGGGTTGGCGGCATCGCCTTAGCCTCATTTTCTTTGCAAAGCGTCGCAATGGGTTTTGCCAGTGCGACGTTGGCACTTGGTTGGTATCAGCAAAAACGCTACGAAAAAATTCGCGCACTCGCCGACGAAGCGTATCACAACCCATTGATGGAAAAGCCTTACACCAATCACTACGATGATTTTTCGCCAGTTGAGTTGGCGTTGATGATGAAAAAAGCGGAGCTGCGCGCGGTCACCGCTCGCGCAACAGAAACCTCTGGCAGTATTTTAATTTCGGCAGAAGAAGAGTTTGCCACCATCCAATCGATTGGCGAAAGTTTGGATCAGCAGTGCCGAGAGACCGAACAAGTGGCCGCTGCGGTTGAAGAGCTCACCCACTCCATCCATGAAGTAGCTAATGCTGCCGCTGCTGCGTCTGCGTTGGCAGGTGATGCGAACGACGATTCCAAAACCGGACTTGACAGTATCCGCTCGACCATTCGCATGGTTGACGCCCTTACGGCAGAGCTGCACAACTCAAAGCAGATCATTGAACAACTGGCCAAAGATAGCCAGAAGATCGACAGTATTCTTGAAGTCATTACCGCGATTTCAGAGCAAACCAATCTGCTCGCGCTCAATGCCGCAATCGAAGCGGCACGCGCTGGCGAATCGGGCCGCGGTTTTGCCGTGGTCGCTGACGAAGTACGCAATCTTGCCTCCAAAACGGGCAGCAGCGCCAATGAGATCCACTCGATGATCAGCCAGTTGCAAAACACCGCTCGTCAGGCAGTCGCGGCGATGAATACTGGCAATGAGTTGTCACAAAACTGCAAGCGCCAAGCCGATAGTACCGGTGAAGTACTCAGTGCGATTCGCGATAAGCTGGGCGCTGTCACCGACAGCAGCCATCAAATCGCCACTGCAGTGGATGAGCAAGCAACCGTTACCCAAGAGATCAATCGCAATATTGTTAACATCAAGCAACTTGCCGACAACACCTCGCACGCTTCTCAAAGTTCGATTGTTCGCACCAGTGAGCTGGTCAGTAATTTGGAAGAGATGCAGCGTTTGATGCGTCAGTTTTCTTAA
- a CDS encoding NYN domain-containing protein: MKERVAIFVDVQNVYYTCRERYQRKFDYNRFWQEATANKQVVVANAYAIASRDPGQRQFHHILRGIGLEVKLKPFIQRADGSAKGDWDVGIALDAIERAPEVDQVILLSGDGDFEILVERIQQRYGKKVVVYGVPGLSAQGLRNVADQFIEIDNALLI; the protein is encoded by the coding sequence ATGAAAGAAAGAGTCGCCATTTTTGTCGATGTACAAAATGTGTATTACACCTGTCGTGAAAGATATCAGCGCAAGTTTGATTACAACCGTTTTTGGCAAGAAGCCACCGCAAACAAACAGGTGGTGGTAGCGAATGCCTACGCCATTGCCAGCCGTGATCCCGGGCAAAGGCAGTTTCATCACATTCTGCGCGGAATTGGTTTGGAGGTGAAACTTAAGCCTTTCATTCAACGCGCCGATGGCAGTGCCAAAGGCGATTGGGATGTTGGCATAGCATTAGATGCGATTGAACGGGCACCGGAAGTCGATCAAGTCATTTTGCTCTCTGGTGATGGCGACTTTGAAATTTTGGTCGAGCGCATTCAGCAACGTTATGGGAAAAAAGTGGTGGTTTATGGTGTACCGGGTCTCAGTGCTCAAGGGTTGAGAAATGTCGCTGACCAGTTTATTGAAATAGACAACGCACTACTTATTTAA
- a CDS encoding DUF3450 domain-containing protein translates to MTFYKASAAALLMATVATAHGSDLDKAQKIQSNTNTAAAKSQTLINGSAENSQLLQAEIELLQEEVRNLEIYQRHLTSLIHSQEQEKSSLASQISEIQSTRQGIVPLMYDMLAELKELVFNDVPLKAEQRKERVEKLELLMARADVAEAEKFRRILEAYQIELDYGSRIGAYQAQIQTVDGKARQAELLHLGRISLIARSLSGQAFWYWNQEQKQWMELTQIPASELNRAFDVANQKVAPALLYLPLSVAAKEVM, encoded by the coding sequence ATGACGTTCTACAAAGCCAGTGCCGCCGCACTACTGATGGCGACCGTTGCCACTGCTCATGGCAGTGATCTCGACAAGGCGCAGAAAATTCAAAGCAATACCAACACTGCTGCGGCAAAAAGCCAAACACTGATTAATGGCAGTGCTGAAAACAGTCAGTTATTGCAAGCCGAAATTGAACTGCTTCAGGAAGAAGTGCGTAATCTCGAGATTTACCAGCGCCACTTGACTTCTTTGATCCACAGCCAAGAGCAGGAAAAGTCGAGTTTAGCGAGCCAAATTAGCGAGATCCAGTCGACGCGGCAAGGTATCGTTCCTTTGATGTATGACATGCTGGCTGAGTTGAAAGAGCTCGTTTTCAATGATGTTCCTTTAAAAGCCGAACAACGCAAAGAGCGGGTGGAAAAGCTGGAACTGCTAATGGCACGTGCTGATGTCGCTGAAGCGGAGAAATTTCGTCGTATTTTAGAGGCTTACCAAATTGAGCTCGACTACGGCAGTCGCATTGGTGCGTATCAGGCACAAATTCAAACCGTCGATGGTAAAGCGCGTCAGGCAGAGCTGCTGCATTTGGGCCGCATCTCTTTGATTGCTCGCAGCTTAAGCGGTCAAGCTTTCTGGTACTGGAACCAAGAGCAAAAGCAGTGGATGGAATTAACGCAAATTCCGGCGTCTGAGCTCAATCGTGCCTTTGATGTGGCCAACCAGAAAGTCGCGCCAGCGTTACTCTATCTTCCGTTATCTGTTGCAGCAAAAGAGGTGATGTAA
- a CDS encoding MotA/TolQ/ExbB proton channel family protein, producing the protein MEQGGQILWWLAAVAVVFWLLAVEKILYLSREFPVYCTQTAQQWQAREDRQSWFALSVREAWMAQAHQRLFRHLSLLKVLVAICPMLGLLGTVTGMISVFEVMATQGSSNPKLMASGISLATLPTMVGMVVALVGMFVHARLYKACQNRELKLERMLRSQS; encoded by the coding sequence ATGGAACAGGGTGGACAGATTTTATGGTGGCTCGCTGCCGTCGCGGTAGTTTTCTGGCTGCTCGCGGTAGAGAAAATTCTCTACTTGAGCCGCGAGTTTCCCGTGTATTGCACGCAAACCGCGCAGCAGTGGCAAGCGCGTGAAGATAGACAGTCGTGGTTTGCCTTGTCGGTGCGTGAAGCGTGGATGGCGCAAGCGCATCAGCGTCTGTTTCGTCATTTAAGCTTGCTGAAAGTGCTGGTGGCGATTTGTCCTATGCTTGGATTGCTCGGTACGGTAACGGGCATGATCTCGGTTTTCGAAGTGATGGCAACCCAAGGCAGTAGCAACCCAAAATTAATGGCGTCAGGTATTTCGCTGGCGACGCTGCCGACGATGGTCGGCATGGTGGTGGCACTGGTCGGCATGTTTGTTCATGCCCGCCTGTATAAAGCGTGTCAGAACCGAGAACTGAAATTGGAAAGAATGTTAAGGAGTCAGTCTTGA
- a CDS encoding energy transducer TonB — MLRLLLSLPVSLAMVFALFSAMAWMVNLGKLNGVTPSAPVSFNMVMFEAQSEVARRQRAVPPPPDVPPPPQPEVMKVSQTPMTTTSAQVEMPNVDMSFSVNGLAISVPSVGIPGNSVANNHQQLTPLSRVDAVYPAKAKKRGIEGYVLLRFDIDETGRPQNIEVVEAQPARFFERSAVDAVKRWRYQPQIVDGAAQPILGYSTRIEFKMQ, encoded by the coding sequence ATGTTGAGACTATTGCTATCGCTGCCGGTGTCATTGGCGATGGTGTTTGCCCTATTTTCCGCCATGGCATGGATGGTGAATCTGGGCAAATTAAACGGAGTAACGCCATCTGCACCTGTCAGCTTTAACATGGTGATGTTTGAAGCGCAGAGCGAAGTGGCACGACGTCAACGTGCAGTGCCACCACCGCCGGATGTACCGCCGCCGCCTCAGCCCGAAGTCATGAAGGTCTCCCAAACGCCAATGACAACGACCTCGGCTCAGGTTGAGATGCCTAATGTTGATATGTCTTTTAGTGTCAATGGCTTAGCAATTTCCGTTCCTTCGGTCGGTATTCCGGGTAACAGCGTGGCAAATAATCATCAGCAGTTGACCCCACTGAGCCGAGTGGATGCGGTGTATCCCGCCAAAGCGAAGAAGAGAGGCATTGAAGGCTATGTGTTGCTGAGATTTGATATTGATGAAACGGGCAGGCCACAAAACATCGAAGTGGTGGAGGCTCAGCCAGCTCGATTCTTTGAACGTAGTGCCGTTGATGCAGTGAAGCGTTGGCGTTACCAGCCACAAATCGTCGATGGCGCCGCGCAACCCATTCTCGGATATAGCACCCGGATAGAGTTTAAAATGCAATGA
- a CDS encoding ferrichrome ABC transporter substrate-binding protein has protein sequence MKKTTITLLMSCLLLTKVSAAAPNSDISPYALRYMQQAQTLSAKEQNQQAIEHLLTAEVSRPGDVAAISRMLGILYWQSEQAEHSVIALEKALNAQGLADDEQWRTRRMLSSIYLTLGQFRQALPHLELLTQSIPEGENAAEVWLHLAQAHYSLEQWRETLLALEKQRKLDPKPSVAVLSISLGAHAQLEQWSQVVDNAKQLIALQPEKKIWWMQAYSGYLNLRQQKAALDILTLAQLKGIALLDSERKSLAYLYASQGIYEKAAVTLSQLERADNDLELIRLQAQYWQAAKEWQKSLHFWHKAAEIESKYHWEVAVLQNQLQKYQQVIASLDQMENQQRFYDAQLLKVNALYRLNRLEAALALAKKADAIKSSTQTQSWVRFLSHKKSETPEV, from the coding sequence ATGAAAAAGACGACGATCACCTTACTGATGAGCTGCCTGCTGTTGACCAAGGTATCAGCCGCGGCACCGAACTCGGACATCTCACCTTACGCCCTGCGTTACATGCAGCAGGCGCAAACCTTGTCTGCCAAAGAGCAAAACCAGCAGGCGATCGAGCATTTGTTGACCGCCGAAGTGTCAAGGCCGGGCGATGTGGCAGCCATCTCGCGCATGCTGGGCATCTTATATTGGCAATCGGAGCAAGCTGAACATTCGGTGATTGCTTTGGAAAAAGCGCTCAACGCGCAAGGTTTGGCCGACGATGAGCAGTGGCGTACTAGGCGTATGCTGTCGTCAATCTACCTAACGCTAGGTCAATTTCGTCAAGCTTTGCCGCACCTCGAACTGCTCACGCAATCCATTCCCGAGGGAGAAAACGCCGCCGAAGTGTGGCTGCATCTGGCGCAAGCGCACTACAGCCTAGAGCAGTGGCGTGAGACGTTGCTCGCGCTGGAGAAACAGCGCAAACTCGACCCTAAACCGAGCGTGGCGGTGCTCTCAATCTCTCTTGGCGCGCATGCCCAGCTTGAGCAATGGTCGCAGGTGGTGGACAACGCCAAACAGCTGATTGCCCTGCAACCGGAGAAAAAAATTTGGTGGATGCAAGCCTATAGTGGCTATCTGAATTTACGTCAGCAAAAAGCGGCGTTAGATATTTTGACCCTCGCGCAACTTAAAGGCATTGCCTTGCTCGATTCTGAACGCAAGTCGTTGGCATATCTCTATGCGAGCCAAGGGATTTATGAAAAAGCGGCAGTGACATTGTCACAACTTGAACGGGCTGACAACGATCTTGAGCTGATCCGCTTGCAAGCGCAATATTGGCAAGCGGCAAAAGAGTGGCAGAAGTCGCTGCATTTCTGGCATAAAGCCGCAGAGATTGAGAGTAAATACCATTGGGAAGTGGCAGTGCTGCAAAATCAGCTACAGAAATATCAACAGGTGATCGCGTCACTGGATCAAATGGAAAATCAGCAGCGCTTCTATGATGCACAGTTGCTCAAAGTCAACGCGCTGTATCGTCTCAATCGCTTAGAAGCCGCACTTGCGTTAGCAAAAAAGGCTGACGCGATAAAATCGTCGACACAAACGCAAAGTTGGGTACGTTTTTTGTCACACAAGAAAAGTGAGACGCCCGAAGTTTAA